The following DNA comes from Sandaracinaceae bacterium.
ACCTCGAGCCCTGCTACGCCGCCTGGCAGGAGCGCCTCACGAGCGTGATGCTGGCCTACGCGCGGTTGGCCGGTTCGCCGAGCCCCGAGGTCGACGTGCAGCTCGTGCTCGCGACGCTCCGTGGGCTCGAGATCGCGGCCCTCGCGGCGCCCTCTGCGGAACCCGATCGCGAGGCGCTCACCGTGCTGTTCACGCGCCTCCTCACAGGCCTCGGCTTTTGAGGGTCATCTCAGCGAGCGGACAGCTTCCAGGCGCGGCGGTCGCACCCAGCCACCGAACGCTCGCTCGAGCTCCATCGCCACGCTCATCGTGAGGTGGTCCCGACCGTGCGCGGCGACGACCTGCAGACCCAGCGGTAGGCCCTTCGTGTCCAGCCCGAGCGGCACCTGCGTGACGGGGAGCTGCATCACGTTGAGCACGGCGGTGTAGACCCACAGGAACGGCCACATGAGCGGGACGTCGTGACGCGGCGCCGTGGTCGCGTAGGGTGGGTAGAGCAAGACGGTGTCGTCCGTCAGCAGCGTGTCCAGCTCGGCGCGCAACGCGTGCCCCTCGGCCACCATCTTGGCCGTGCGCGCCGGCATCAGGTCCGTCAGCCCCTCGAGCACCGCGAGCACGACGGCCGGGAGCGTGTGCGGCGAGCGCCCGGTGGCGAGGCGCACGAGCTCGGGCAGCGTCCGCCACTCCTCGCCATTGGCGAGCAACGTCGAGAAGGGCGTGCCCTGGGCGTCGTGCAGCATGCTCGACCAGACCTCGAGGGCGTTCTTCAGGCGCGGTAGGCGGCGCTCCTCGACGCGGCAACCGATTTCGCGGAGGTGGCGCGCCGCGGCGGCCTGACGCGCACGGAGCTCGCGGCTCACGGGGGTGCGCCCATCGTCGGGGATGGTGATGACGCGCAGGGAGCTCACGTCGACGGCGTGCGCGTCCCCGAGCGGCAGGTCCTTGCTCTGCGGGTCGAGTGGATCGGCCCCCGCGAGGATGCGCACGAGCAGCGGCAGGTCCTCGGCGCGGCGTGCGATGGGCCCCGTCGAAAGGTACGCGCCTGCGTCGCCGTCGCCCGTGGGGAACTGTCCCGCGTTCGAGATGAGCCCGGCGCTGCACTTGTGGCCGAACACGCCGTTGAAGAAGGCGGGCATGCGGATCGACCCGCCCACGTCGGAGCCCAGGCCGAAGGGGCTCGCGCCGGCGCCCACGATGGCGCCCTCGCCGCCCGAGCTGCCGCCCACGATGCGGCGCAGGTCGTATGGGTTGTGGGTGCGGCCGTAGACCTTGTTGAAGCTCTCCATCCACATGCAGAGCTCGGAGACGTTCGTGACGCCCATGGGGATGGCGCCTGCCGCGCGCAGGCGCGCGACCGCGGTGGCGTCGTGGTCGGGGCGGAAGCCGACGCGGGCCGGGAGGCCGCTCGTCTGGGGCATCCCGGTGAGCGCGAAGCACTCCTTGATGGTGCAAGGGAAGCCGTGCAGCGGCGGGAGGTCAGCCACCCCTTCGCGCGCGAGCCGCTCGTCGGCCGCGTCGGCTTCGCGTCGCGCCTCTTCGAAGCGCGACACGACGACCGCGTTCAGCTCCGGGTTCACGCGCGCGACTTCGTCGAGGTGCGCGTCCACGACGACCCTCGAGGTGACCCGCCGCGCGCGGATCCACGCGGCCAGCTGGGAAGCGCTCGCGCTGCGTAGCGCGGCGGGGGAGATGTCGATGGCGCGGAGCGTGGATGGGGACGTGGGGAGGGGCATGGCGTGTCTCGTGGGTGGTGGCCCGGCGCGACGCCGAGCGGAGCAGGGACCGATGTGGCTCGGCGGACTCGTCGGGGCGCTCGCATGCGCGGGCATCCTCGGGAGCCCAGGCGTCAGAGCTTGCCGGCCAGGTGGAGCACGCGGTCGAGCAGGCCCGTCGCGTTGGCGTTGACGGCGCGCGTGGCGCGGCTGGTGGCGTCCACGAAGATCATGGGGTCGCGCGTGTCCAACGCGCGGAGCGTCGCCGCGACCACCTCTTCGGCGGAGAAGAGACGCGACAGCTTGTACACGGGCGGAACGCGCTCGAGGTCGCGCACCATGGGCGTGTCTCCTGGTGGGGGGCAGAGGATTCGCACGTCGATCGGGCGGTCGCGCAGCTCGACGCGCAGCGCCTCGCCGAAGCCGACCACGGCGAACTTGCTCGCGCAGTAGCCCGCGAGCTGCGGAAAGCCGCGCAGGCCCGCGACGCTCGCGACGAGCAGCAGCGTGGCCGACCCCTTGCCATCGCGCGTCGCCGCTTCCTCCAGGTGAGGGAGCAGCGCCTGCGTCACGTGCACGCTGCCGAGGTAGTTCACCTCCATCATCAGCCGATAGTCCGCCGGGAGCACCTGCTCGGCGTCGCCCACCCGCAGCACGCCGGCCGAGTTGATCACGTGTGCGATGGGTCCCACCGCGTCACGCGTGCGCTGGGCGGCGCGCGTCAGGCTCACGGGATCCCGCACGTCCGTCACCTCCGTGTGGGCTACCTGGAGCGCACGCCGCGTGCTCGCGAGCGCGTCCTCGCTCTGGTCCCACAGCGCGACCGTCTCCCCGCGCTCCATCAGGCGCCGCGCGAACTCCAGGCCGAAGCCGCTCGCGCCCCCCGTGATCACCCACGCGCCCTTGGCCCTCACGCGACCTCCACCAGGCTCAGGACCTCCTGCGCGACGCGGTCACCCGACTCGAGCGCGCCCTCCATGAACCCCGTCGAGTCCAGCGCCGTCTCCGTGCCCGCCCAGTGGATGCGGCCGACCGGGGCGCGCAGCGCCGGCCCGAACGCGGACAACGTGCCCGGCGGGAACGTCGCGATGGGCGCGCCCAAGATGAACGGCTCCGCGGCCCAATCGTTCTCGAGGTAGTGCGTGGGGGTGCGCGCCTGCTCGCCGAAGTAGCGCACCAGCGTGTCGAGCACGAAGCGGCGACGTTCCTCGGCGGGCCGCTCGGACCACCCGCGCGCTGGCGAGCCCGTGACGAACATCAAGAGCGCCGCCTGACCCCCTGGAGTCGTGTCGTCGAAGGTCACGGTGCCGAGGTCCGTCGAGACCGACTCCCCCGAGAGCCCGGCCTCGCGCCAGAAGGCGCGGTCGTAGAGCGCCAAGACCTTGATGGTGGCTCCCATGCCCGCGCGCTGCGTCATCTGATCGCGCATGGTGGGCAGCGGCGGCTCGTACTGGATGCGGTCGGCCAGCGCGATGGGCACGGTCACGACCACGCGCTTGGCGGTGAAGGTGCCCTTGTCGCTCACGACGCTCACGCGGTCGCCGTCCTGCGTGATCTTGCGCACTGGGGCGCCCGTGTGGACCGTCCCCGCGAGGGGCACCATGCCCGTGCAGAGCTGCTGCGCGCCACCCACTACCCAGCGGTCCTGCTGCCCGTCGTGCGACTCCACGAGCTTCGCGAAGCCGCCGCCCGAGTGCAGGTAGTGCAGGAAGTGCAGGAACGACAGGTTCGCCATGTCCGTGCCGAAGATCACGCGCACCGCGCCATTCACCATCGCGATGACCGAGTCGTTGCGCAGGTTGCGCTTGGCCCAGTCGAGCGCGGTCATGCCGTCCCACTCGACGGCGCGCGGGCAGTCCCACGGGTTGTCCTTGGGCACCTGCGCGCACAACCGGTCGATCTTCCAGATGCCGACCTGGGCGACGATGAGCGTCCACGGGTTCACGCGCGGGATCATCCCCGAGTAGGTCGAGATCGCCCCGCGCAGGTCGAGGATGCGCTTGCCCTTCGAGTACGTGGGCGTGGTCGACAGCCCGAGCTCGTCGATCAGCGCGTACATGCGCGGCTGCCCGGGGCCCGTCCACTGTCCGCCGACGTCGAAGCGGTGCCCACCGACCTCCACGGTCTTGGTGCGCCCGCCCACCTCGTCGCGCGCCTCGAGCACGATGGTGCGGAGGCCCTTCGCGACCATGCGGCGCGCGGCCTGCAGGCCCGCCAGCCCGCCCCCGACGACGATGACGTCCGCGTCGAGGCCGGCCACACGAGGGTCGCCACGTCCTGCGGCAGGGGCGCCAGGGGGGGCCTCGCCGCCCATCTCGCGCTGGGAATTCTCGGCCCGCGCGCTGTCCGCCCTGAGCTCGGTGATGGATGCAGAGTTCGCCATGAGCACGGTCTACACGTCCGCGGAGCCCGCGGCCAGAGAAATTGTAACAATTGTTCCCTTTTGTGATCCGCATCGCCTGGAGGCCGCGACCGAGCGCATGGCGAGCACCACAGCGGACGACCTCGCGCCTACACCGTCGGCGTCCTCGCGGCCCAGAGCCTCGACTCCGCGTTCGGGTCGCTCTGCCGCTCCTCACACCCCGCCGCACAGTTGACCACCGGGGGCCAGTGCCAGACTATGCCTGCATGAGGATCTTGCTTGCGCGAATGATCGTGGTCGGCCTGATGGCGGCACACGCCCTCGTGGCGGCGCCCGGGGTCGGCGCCCAGCCGGCTGAAGAGGGCGCCCCCACCCCGCTCGAGACGCAGGACGAGGCCGCCATCGCGGAGGCGCGCGAGCGCTACGCCCAAGGCGCCGAGTTCTTCCGCCGCGAGCGCTACTCGGCGGCCATCGCAGAGCTCACCGAGGCCTACCGTCTGTGGCAGAACCCGACCATCCTGTTTGCGCTCGGGCAGGCCTACGAGGGCGACTCGCAGGTGCAGGCGGCCATCGACACCTACCAGCGCTACCTCGACACCACCCCGGAGACGGATGGGCGACGCGCGGATGTCGAGAACCGCATCCGCCTGCTCAACGGGCTGCTCGCGACGGTCCAGATCCAATCCAACGCGCCCGGGACGGTCTTCGTGAACGGCGTCGAGCTGGGCGCGGCGCCGGGCGCCGTGCGCGTCCCAACGGGTCGCCACCAGATCGAGGTGCGCGCCGAGGGCTACCGACCGGAGCGGCGCACCCTCACCATCGCCGCGGGCACCGAGATGCAGCTCACGTTCAACTTGCGTCCCGAAGAGACACGCACCGAGATCATCCGCGTCAGCGAGGGCCGCGGGCCCATACGGCTGCCGCGCCCCGTGTTCTTGGCCACCGCCGGCGTCACGGTGGCGGCGGTGGGCGCCTGGGCCGGGTTGGGCGGCACGGCGGTGCGCCGCGCCAACCAGTACAACGCGCAACCCGTGCGCAGCGACACCGACCGACGAGAGGCGCGCGCGTGGGCGCGGCGCTCCGACGTGATGATGGGCGTCGCTGGTGGCCTGGCGGTGGGCACGCTCGTGATCGGGCTGCTGACCGACTGGGATGGCGACGACGACGCGTCCGACGGGGACGGGGACGGGGACGGGGCGGCTGGTGCGACCGGCGCGACCCCCGAGGCCAACGTCCTGCCGCAGCGTGGCGGCGCGGTCCTGCTCCTGGGGTGGCGCCGATGAACGACCTCATCCTTCGTCGCCCGGGGTCCGGTCCGCGTACGCTCGCCTCCGCGCTGCTCGTCGCGCTGGCGGGTGGTTGTACGGTGCTCGACCTCCCAGATCCGCCCACGTTCGAGCTGAACGACAACGACCGCGCCTGCCGTGTGGACACGGACTGCGCAGGTGTGGAGATCGTCAGTCAGCGCGGGACACTCCTGGCCGACTCCGACCCCGACGGTGACACGGGGCCGCTGCCCCAGTGCCTCGAGGTCAGCGTCATCTGCAACACGGACCACAACGTGTGCGAGGCCGAGGTTCGCGTGCGGGACGCCGACGGGGACGAGGCCTTCGACCCGAATTGCGCCGGGTTCGAGTTCGCGCCGTTCGTGGAGGACTGCGACGACAGCAATCCCGACGTGACTCAGCGCGACGCGGATGGTGATGGACAGGTGTCCACGCTCTGCGTGCGCGACCCTGGCCCAGACTGTGACGACACTCGCCCGACGGTGCTCAGCGGCGCGCCCGTAGAGATCTGCGACGGCTTCGTGAGCGACTGCGACGCGTGGGTGGACGGCGTGAGCCCGGCGCGGCCTGAAGAGGACGCGGATGGGGACCTGGTCGCGCCTCCTGGTGCCGACTGCGAGGCCGGCGCCAGCGGCGCGCGCGACGCGCCTGGGGGGTTCCCCAAGACCGACTGCGACGACGCCAACCCGTTCGTCTTCCCCGGCGCGCCCGAGGTGTGCGACGGCTTGATCAACGACTGCGGTACCGGCATGGG
Coding sequences within:
- a CDS encoding amidase, which translates into the protein MPLPTSPSTLRAIDISPAALRSASASQLAAWIRARRVTSRVVVDAHLDEVARVNPELNAVVVSRFEEARREADAADERLAREGVADLPPLHGFPCTIKECFALTGMPQTSGLPARVGFRPDHDATAVARLRAAGAIPMGVTNVSELCMWMESFNKVYGRTHNPYDLRRIVGGSSGGEGAIVGAGASPFGLGSDVGGSIRMPAFFNGVFGHKCSAGLISNAGQFPTGDGDAGAYLSTGPIARRAEDLPLLVRILAGADPLDPQSKDLPLGDAHAVDVSSLRVITIPDDGRTPVSRELRARQAAAARHLREIGCRVEERRLPRLKNALEVWSSMLHDAQGTPFSTLLANGEEWRTLPELVRLATGRSPHTLPAVVLAVLEGLTDLMPARTAKMVAEGHALRAELDTLLTDDTVLLYPPYATTAPRHDVPLMWPFLWVYTAVLNVMQLPVTQVPLGLDTKGLPLGLQVVAAHGRDHLTMSVAMELERAFGGWVRPPRLEAVRSLR
- a CDS encoding SDR family NAD(P)-dependent oxidoreductase, coding for MRAKGAWVITGGASGFGLEFARRLMERGETVALWDQSEDALASTRRALQVAHTEVTDVRDPVSLTRAAQRTRDAVGPIAHVINSAGVLRVGDAEQVLPADYRLMMEVNYLGSVHVTQALLPHLEEAATRDGKGSATLLLVASVAGLRGFPQLAGYCASKFAVVGFGEALRVELRDRPIDVRILCPPPGDTPMVRDLERVPPVYKLSRLFSAEEVVAATLRALDTRDPMIFVDATSRATRAVNANATGLLDRVLHLAGKL
- a CDS encoding FAD-dependent oxidoreductase, with protein sequence MANSASITELRADSARAENSQREMGGEAPPGAPAAGRGDPRVAGLDADVIVVGGGLAGLQAARRMVAKGLRTIVLEARDEVGGRTKTVEVGGHRFDVGGQWTGPGQPRMYALIDELGLSTTPTYSKGKRILDLRGAISTYSGMIPRVNPWTLIVAQVGIWKIDRLCAQVPKDNPWDCPRAVEWDGMTALDWAKRNLRNDSVIAMVNGAVRVIFGTDMANLSFLHFLHYLHSGGGFAKLVESHDGQQDRWVVGGAQQLCTGMVPLAGTVHTGAPVRKITQDGDRVSVVSDKGTFTAKRVVVTVPIALADRIQYEPPLPTMRDQMTQRAGMGATIKVLALYDRAFWREAGLSGESVSTDLGTVTFDDTTPGGQAALLMFVTGSPARGWSERPAEERRRFVLDTLVRYFGEQARTPTHYLENDWAAEPFILGAPIATFPPGTLSAFGPALRAPVGRIHWAGTETALDSTGFMEGALESGDRVAQEVLSLVEVA
- a CDS encoding PEGA domain-containing protein; amino-acid sequence: MRILLARMIVVGLMAAHALVAAPGVGAQPAEEGAPTPLETQDEAAIAEARERYAQGAEFFRRERYSAAIAELTEAYRLWQNPTILFALGQAYEGDSQVQAAIDTYQRYLDTTPETDGRRADVENRIRLLNGLLATVQIQSNAPGTVFVNGVELGAAPGAVRVPTGRHQIEVRAEGYRPERRTLTIAAGTEMQLTFNLRPEETRTEIIRVSEGRGPIRLPRPVFLATAGVTVAAVGAWAGLGGTAVRRANQYNAQPVRSDTDRREARAWARRSDVMMGVAGGLAVGTLVIGLLTDWDGDDDASDGDGDGDGAAGATGATPEANVLPQRGGAVLLLGWRR